In Halococcus saccharolyticus DSM 5350, the following are encoded in one genomic region:
- a CDS encoding IclR family transcriptional regulator produces the protein MATDDETIGAVGRTLDVLEFLREHGAATLSTVATELDVSKSTAHRHLRTLEGREYVVEHDDGFHLGLRFLDLGEFTRRCRPEYRLAKEKVVELADEVDERVQFMVEEHGRAVYVHQHSGRHAVEANTHPGKRVPIHASAAGLAILSELPSAAIDRITDRHGLSAVTPKTLSTREALERELQATCDRGYSINDQGIIEGLRAVGAPVTGPEGGVIGGLSISGPLHRMEGERLEERIPSLLLGATNELELNIAYQ, from the coding sequence ATGGCAACGGATGATGAAACGATCGGCGCGGTCGGACGGACACTCGACGTCTTGGAGTTCCTTCGCGAACACGGGGCGGCGACGCTGTCTACCGTTGCGACCGAACTCGACGTGAGCAAGAGTACGGCCCACCGACACCTCCGGACGCTTGAAGGGCGGGAATACGTGGTCGAGCACGACGATGGGTTCCACCTCGGGCTTCGATTCCTCGACCTCGGCGAGTTTACCCGGCGGTGTCGGCCCGAATATCGTCTCGCGAAGGAGAAGGTGGTCGAGCTCGCCGACGAGGTCGACGAACGAGTTCAGTTCATGGTCGAGGAACACGGGCGAGCCGTCTACGTCCACCAGCACTCGGGTCGCCACGCGGTCGAGGCCAACACCCACCCCGGAAAGCGCGTCCCGATCCACGCGAGTGCGGCCGGGCTCGCGATCCTCTCGGAGCTTCCATCGGCGGCCATCGATCGGATCACAGACCGCCATGGGCTCTCAGCCGTCACCCCGAAGACGCTCTCGACGCGCGAGGCGCTGGAGCGAGAACTTCAGGCGACCTGTGATCGGGGGTACAGCATCAACGATCAGGGAATCATCGAAGGGCTCCGTGCTGTCGGTGCGCCGGTGACGGGACCCGAGGGAGGAGTGATCGGCGGGCTGAGTATCTCCGGCCCCCTACACCGGATGGAGGGCGAGCGGCTCGAAGAGCGGATTCCTTCACTCCTGCTCGGTGCGACCAACGAACTCGAACTCAACATCGCCTACCAGTGA
- a CDS encoding cyclase family protein has product MLDGYEMHDLTQPWCEHTPAWPTYDNPKIWYEKSLDTEKVNGQKIEFMNHTGTHLDGEKHFDASGRDIESMPLDELVGEAVVADISDEVGDYDVYTSDMIKDVVDVREGDILFIHTGYQQHAWHREDADPHKFFCKHPGPNAEFAEWCAEKGLNYLILDCGSADHPMNTVVRDVRPELADEAADHLGVDDLDEIFPPEGYQLMHTELFPEGIVHVENAQVPEELLNERVQIGTFPWRFRGGESSVCRCVAFTEA; this is encoded by the coding sequence ATGCTAGACGGGTACGAGATGCACGACCTGACCCAGCCGTGGTGTGAGCACACGCCGGCGTGGCCGACCTACGACAACCCCAAGATCTGGTACGAAAAAAGCCTCGACACCGAGAAAGTCAACGGCCAGAAGATCGAGTTCATGAATCACACAGGAACTCATCTCGACGGCGAGAAACACTTCGACGCGAGCGGCCGGGACATCGAGAGTATGCCGCTCGACGAACTTGTCGGCGAGGCGGTCGTCGCCGATATCTCCGACGAAGTCGGGGATTACGACGTCTACACAAGCGACATGATCAAAGACGTCGTCGACGTTCGAGAGGGTGACATCCTCTTCATCCACACCGGGTACCAACAGCACGCGTGGCACCGCGAGGACGCCGACCCACACAAGTTCTTCTGCAAGCACCCCGGCCCGAACGCGGAGTTCGCCGAGTGGTGCGCGGAGAAGGGACTCAACTACCTGATCCTCGACTGCGGGAGCGCCGACCATCCGATGAACACCGTCGTCCGGGACGTCCGCCCCGAACTCGCCGACGAGGCTGCCGACCACCTCGGCGTCGACGACCTCGACGAGATCTTTCCGCCGGAGGGGTATCAACTGATGCACACCGAGCTGTTCCCCGAGGGGATCGTTCACGTCGAGAACGCCCAGGTTCCTGAAGAACTTCTGAACGAACGAGTGCAGATCGGGACATTCCCGTGGCGGTTCCGTGGCGGCGAGTCGAGCGTCTGTCGGTGCGTCGCGTTCACCGAGGCCTGA